One region of Arthrobacter sp. StoSoilB22 genomic DNA includes:
- a CDS encoding sensor histidine kinase, producing MQSPAGAATILRVLRVSLHLGFAVLLLVAVVRLVTGMGTNGPASAVAVIAGLSLSALLALVYLSGTLLEKRHASHPTRFNPTPYARWWLGAVMLLWLLLLLVSSDFAWVAFPLFFLQLHLLPRALALPAIAVSTALLVGTLWFHSRGSSDGGLQLAMVLGPVFGAAFAVVTGLAYRALFVEAENQRAVADELRRTRAELAQTQHDAGMLAERERLAREIHDTLAQGFSSIVLMGRSAEKALDDGDASAARERLRTVQDTASANLAEARSFVRGLRSPDLERSGLVDTLSRLCEKTETEAAARGSALRCRFELVGTPMELPNTYQTTLLRAAQASLANVWAHAHARTAVVTLSFLGAEVTLDVFDDGIGFEPSTAAGTARGDGTGVGLQSLRERLAALNGSLEIESAPGEGTVVAIRVPLPADGGAA from the coding sequence ATGCAGTCTCCCGCTGGCGCCGCCACAATCCTCCGCGTGCTGCGCGTGAGCCTTCATCTGGGTTTCGCGGTTCTGCTGCTGGTGGCCGTTGTCCGCTTGGTGACGGGAATGGGAACCAACGGTCCGGCGTCGGCTGTTGCTGTGATTGCCGGACTAAGTCTTTCGGCTCTGCTGGCATTGGTGTACCTCAGCGGGACTCTCTTGGAAAAACGCCATGCAAGCCATCCCACCCGGTTCAATCCCACACCCTACGCACGCTGGTGGCTTGGCGCGGTGATGCTCCTATGGCTGCTGCTCCTCCTGGTCAGCAGCGACTTCGCATGGGTTGCCTTCCCCTTGTTCTTCCTGCAACTGCACCTGCTCCCCCGCGCGCTTGCTTTGCCCGCGATTGCTGTGAGCACTGCGCTTCTGGTGGGCACGCTGTGGTTCCATAGCAGGGGATCGTCCGACGGCGGCCTGCAGCTTGCGATGGTCCTTGGGCCGGTGTTCGGGGCAGCATTCGCGGTGGTCACGGGCTTGGCCTATCGCGCTTTGTTCGTCGAAGCCGAGAATCAGCGCGCTGTTGCCGACGAGCTTCGCAGAACCCGCGCCGAACTCGCACAGACACAGCACGACGCCGGAATGCTGGCCGAACGCGAACGGCTTGCCCGGGAAATCCACGACACCTTGGCGCAGGGCTTCTCAAGCATTGTCCTGATGGGCAGGTCCGCCGAGAAAGCGTTGGACGATGGCGACGCCAGTGCTGCACGGGAGCGGCTACGAACGGTTCAGGACACGGCGTCTGCCAATCTTGCCGAGGCGCGGAGCTTTGTGCGCGGCCTGCGTTCGCCGGATCTTGAGCGCTCGGGACTCGTGGATACCCTCAGCCGCCTCTGTGAGAAAACGGAGACTGAGGCGGCTGCCCGGGGGTCCGCGCTGCGCTGCCGCTTCGAGCTGGTGGGTACGCCCATGGAACTGCCGAATACGTACCAGACCACCCTGCTCCGGGCCGCGCAGGCTTCCCTCGCCAACGTATGGGCGCACGCCCACGCGCGCACCGCCGTCGTGACCCTGTCTTTCCTGGGCGCTGAGGTGACCTTGGACGTTTTCGACGACGGGATTGGATTCGAGCCCTCGACGGCGGCCGGTACGGCGCGTGGCGACGGAACCGGCGTCGGGCTTCAAAGTTTGCGGGAGCGGTTGGCGGCACTGAACGGCAGCCTGGAGATTGAGTCGGCGCCGGGTGAGGGGACCGTGGTTGCGATCCGGGTGCCGTTGCCGGCGGATGGGGGTGCCGCGTGA
- a CDS encoding ATP-binding cassette domain-containing protein has product MAHIDVSGIDYFLSDGTQLLNGVTFKVPDGTKTALIGPNGTGKTTLFKIISGDLTPDEGVVGRSGNMGIMRQFVGQVRDESTVRDLLVSTAQASLAAAAKAVEDAELAMMEHDDEPTQMKYAQAIVDWGDAGGYDVETVWDEVCMAALGISFDKAQFRRASTLSGGEQKRLVLEALFAGPDELLLLDEPDNYLDVPGKRWLESKLNESKKTVLFISHDRELLNNAASRIVTLEPGINGASAWIHGGGFGTYVEARADRNARFEELRKRWDEEHIKLKELVNMYKNKAAFRSDMANRYQAAQTRLAKFLEAGPPEALPIEQNVKMRLKGGRTAKRAVVAEKLELTGLMKPFSTEIWFGDRVGVLGSNGSGKSHFLRLLATGGTDPEREHLPVSEVVIAEVPHQGTVKLGARIRPGFFAQTHVRPDLLGRTLLEILHRGDEHRSGLAREAAAGALDSYGLAGQSEQKYESLSGGQQARFQILLLQLSGATLLLLDEPTDNLDLHSGEALERAIDAFEGTVLAVTHDRWFAKSFDRFMIFGSDGKVYESEEPVWDEKRVERAR; this is encoded by the coding sequence GTGGCCCATATTGACGTTTCAGGCATCGACTACTTCCTCTCCGACGGCACCCAGCTGCTCAACGGGGTGACCTTCAAGGTCCCCGATGGCACCAAGACGGCGCTTATCGGGCCCAACGGAACGGGCAAGACCACCCTGTTCAAGATCATTTCGGGAGATCTCACCCCCGACGAAGGTGTGGTGGGCCGCTCCGGAAACATGGGCATCATGCGGCAGTTCGTGGGCCAGGTGCGGGACGAATCCACTGTCCGGGATCTCCTCGTTTCCACGGCGCAGGCCAGCCTCGCGGCCGCTGCCAAGGCTGTGGAGGACGCCGAGCTGGCCATGATGGAGCACGACGACGAGCCCACGCAGATGAAGTATGCGCAGGCGATCGTGGACTGGGGAGACGCCGGCGGATACGACGTCGAGACCGTCTGGGACGAGGTCTGCATGGCAGCCCTCGGTATTTCCTTCGACAAGGCACAGTTCCGCCGCGCCTCCACGTTGTCAGGTGGCGAGCAGAAGCGCCTGGTCCTGGAAGCCCTGTTCGCTGGCCCGGACGAGCTCCTCCTCCTCGACGAACCCGATAACTACCTGGACGTTCCGGGCAAGCGCTGGCTGGAAAGCAAGCTCAACGAGTCCAAGAAGACCGTCCTGTTCATCAGCCACGACCGCGAGCTGCTCAACAACGCGGCCAGCCGTATCGTCACACTCGAGCCCGGTATCAATGGCGCTTCAGCATGGATCCATGGTGGCGGCTTCGGCACATATGTCGAGGCGCGTGCCGATCGTAACGCCCGTTTCGAGGAACTCCGTAAGCGCTGGGATGAGGAGCATATAAAGCTCAAAGAACTCGTCAACATGTACAAGAACAAGGCCGCTTTCCGTTCCGATATGGCTAACCGGTACCAAGCAGCACAAACCCGTCTGGCCAAGTTCCTGGAAGCCGGCCCACCCGAGGCCTTGCCGATCGAACAGAACGTCAAGATGCGCCTCAAAGGTGGGCGAACAGCCAAGCGTGCCGTCGTGGCCGAGAAGCTCGAACTGACCGGTCTCATGAAGCCGTTCTCCACAGAGATCTGGTTCGGCGACCGCGTTGGTGTTCTTGGTTCCAACGGTTCGGGAAAGAGCCACTTCCTGCGCCTCCTGGCTACCGGCGGCACCGATCCGGAGCGTGAGCACCTGCCGGTGTCCGAGGTAGTGATTGCTGAAGTGCCGCATCAAGGCACCGTGAAGCTGGGTGCCCGCATCCGGCCAGGGTTCTTCGCACAGACGCATGTCCGGCCTGATCTGTTGGGCCGGACGCTGCTCGAGATCCTGCACCGTGGCGATGAGCACCGTTCCGGACTCGCCCGTGAGGCCGCCGCCGGTGCCTTGGATTCGTACGGCTTGGCCGGTCAGTCCGAGCAGAAGTACGAGTCGTTGTCCGGTGGCCAACAGGCACGTTTCCAGATCCTGCTGCTGCAGCTGTCCGGCGCTACCCTCTTGTTGCTGGACGAGCCAACCGACAACCTGGACCTTCACTCGGGCGAGGCTCTGGAACGGGCCATCGACGCTTTCGAGGGCACTGTCCTTGCTGTCACGCACGACCGCTGGTTCGCAAAGTCCTTTGACCGTTTCATGATCTTCGGTTCCGACGGCAAGGTCTACGAGTCGGAGGAACCCGTGTGGGATGAGAAGCGGGTGGAGCGCGCCCGCTAG
- a CDS encoding NPCBM/NEW2 domain-containing protein, translating to MSAPTLGLSGTAPGSSGRTKKLVRKAASLGLASLLLAGTIPALTFAAAANAAPGDPAAIKTVTPEVPVDAAGVPLGAVIGFIQSGNVVDLSAEKGAIRVTFLDDGNFRLEADPSGKFTDPANTDQGDPARTANIVVGKDKFPGTTPTVTDGDWLVLKTAKISVEINKATTQLRVLRADGSVVLEESAPVTFGANSATQHLAQQDGEQFIGGGMQNGRSVHTGALINIAKNFDWDDDGYPNAVPYYMSSKGYGVLRDTFARGSYNFGGQPTTTHEEKRFDAYYFVGDYKQSLGAYTTLTGKPMMPPVYALEYGDADCYNRSNPGYSSSGYGDPDGAKQRTPDAIKTARKFVENDMPAGWMLVNDGYGCEYQQLPETVSNIEEETDLKVGLWTQRSLTNQEYEVGEAGVRLRKLDVAWVGQGYRQALTGCEAAHGGIEQYSNARGTSLMVEGWAGSQRCGMQWTGDHSGNLDAVRWQVSALTGAGNSGLAFTTGDVDGIFGGSAESYVRDLQWKAFAPALYSMSGWAATDKRPWLYGDGATAINRQYLQLRQQLMPFIYTLAQESSTSGVSMMRSMALEFPDQEWSYGAEANNQFMLGSDFLVAPVFTQTDVRNGIFLPAGQQWVDYWTGKLYQGGQILNGYNAPLDKLPVFVRAGAVIPQGIVARNASLVPEDSMITLDVYAKGQDTFTLYEDDKVTREFKDGKSSSQLFSVDAPGTGSSSVKVAIGERKGEYTGKATARPYELKVHAGAAPKDVKIGGTKLAQHSTQAAYAAAATGWYFDEANNGTIWVKTGSIASNQSATVQLQQAGPLGGKSQEDTAAEVRVTTGQQVFQDQETTVTAAFVNTGTKAKSNVVLTPVLPEGWTVVSASGATAAKVEGGATATATFVIKPGTSAKAGQQTVRVSASYDASGTIQSVTGGNQIYVAYGSLAAAYNTVSITTVAGKALGNFDGGGATFAAEQLAAATVPAGGVRPGSTVTVDAGKPTQVDYTWPAVGPDVPNSVALSAQTIAVKGKGTHLAVLGSAAVGNGTSPVLTLSYADGTTEQQSIFFPNWLQPSVLNGAVVAVSEQGRNNANGPSPEYTQYKYQAFSNTVRLNPTKELASVTLPTDTRVKFFDWKVTSQPLPAVPLGSVYASETPWVQALNGYGVIGKNVANKDSASSPDKPLAINYTDPVTGQQPVFSKGLGVHAASKITYYLGGKCTSFTSQVGLESGFGGNIIFKVNADGVNKYQSRTYTPGFAPESVSVDLTGAAYVELVVDPSGSINGAHGVWGDAKFTCAS from the coding sequence ATGTCCGCACCCACATTGGGCTTATCCGGCACTGCCCCCGGCAGCTCCGGACGCACGAAAAAGCTAGTCAGGAAGGCCGCTTCCCTCGGCCTAGCCTCGCTGCTCCTCGCAGGAACCATCCCCGCACTCACCTTTGCCGCTGCCGCCAATGCCGCTCCAGGTGATCCCGCGGCCATTAAAACCGTCACCCCCGAAGTCCCTGTCGATGCCGCCGGAGTACCTCTCGGAGCGGTGATCGGGTTTATCCAGTCCGGCAACGTCGTCGACCTTTCCGCGGAGAAAGGCGCCATCCGCGTCACGTTCCTGGACGACGGCAATTTCCGCCTGGAAGCTGACCCCAGCGGAAAATTCACCGATCCCGCCAACACTGACCAAGGCGATCCCGCCCGGACCGCCAACATCGTGGTGGGCAAGGATAAGTTCCCCGGCACTACACCCACAGTCACAGACGGCGACTGGCTGGTCCTGAAAACTGCCAAGATCAGCGTCGAGATCAACAAGGCCACCACCCAGCTCCGCGTTCTCAGGGCTGACGGCTCGGTGGTTCTGGAAGAATCAGCGCCCGTCACCTTCGGCGCCAACTCAGCTACGCAGCACCTTGCCCAGCAGGACGGCGAGCAGTTCATCGGCGGCGGCATGCAGAACGGCCGCTCCGTGCACACCGGCGCACTCATCAACATTGCCAAGAACTTCGACTGGGACGATGACGGCTACCCCAACGCCGTGCCGTACTACATGTCCTCCAAGGGCTACGGCGTTCTCCGCGACACCTTCGCCCGCGGCTCCTACAACTTCGGCGGCCAGCCCACCACCACGCATGAGGAAAAGCGCTTCGATGCCTACTATTTCGTGGGCGACTACAAGCAGTCCCTTGGCGCGTACACCACGCTGACCGGCAAGCCCATGATGCCCCCGGTCTACGCCTTGGAATACGGCGACGCCGACTGCTACAACCGCTCCAACCCGGGGTACTCCTCCTCGGGCTACGGTGATCCCGACGGCGCCAAGCAGCGCACGCCCGACGCCATCAAGACGGCCCGGAAGTTCGTGGAGAACGACATGCCGGCCGGCTGGATGCTGGTCAACGACGGCTACGGCTGCGAGTACCAGCAACTCCCGGAAACCGTGAGCAACATCGAGGAAGAAACCGACCTCAAGGTTGGCCTCTGGACGCAGCGTTCCCTGACCAACCAGGAGTACGAAGTGGGCGAGGCCGGCGTCCGGCTCCGCAAGCTCGACGTCGCGTGGGTAGGCCAGGGCTACCGCCAGGCACTCACCGGTTGCGAAGCGGCGCACGGCGGCATCGAACAGTATTCAAATGCCCGCGGCACCTCGCTGATGGTGGAAGGTTGGGCCGGCTCCCAGCGCTGCGGCATGCAGTGGACGGGTGACCATTCAGGAAACCTCGACGCCGTCCGCTGGCAGGTTTCGGCCCTCACCGGCGCCGGCAACTCGGGTTTGGCATTCACCACGGGCGATGTTGACGGCATCTTCGGCGGTTCCGCTGAGTCCTACGTCCGCGACCTCCAATGGAAGGCCTTCGCCCCGGCGCTGTACTCCATGTCCGGCTGGGCAGCCACTGACAAGCGTCCGTGGCTCTACGGCGACGGGGCTACAGCCATCAACCGCCAGTACCTCCAGCTCCGCCAGCAGCTCATGCCCTTCATTTACACGCTGGCTCAGGAGTCATCCACAAGCGGCGTTTCCATGATGCGCTCCATGGCTCTTGAGTTCCCTGACCAGGAATGGTCTTACGGCGCCGAGGCAAACAACCAGTTCATGCTCGGTTCCGACTTCCTGGTAGCCCCGGTCTTCACCCAGACCGACGTGCGCAACGGCATCTTCCTCCCGGCAGGCCAGCAATGGGTGGATTACTGGACCGGCAAGCTCTACCAGGGCGGCCAGATCCTCAACGGCTACAACGCACCGCTGGACAAGCTTCCGGTTTTCGTTCGTGCAGGTGCTGTGATCCCGCAAGGAATTGTTGCCCGTAACGCGTCTTTGGTTCCTGAAGATTCCATGATCACTCTGGACGTCTACGCCAAGGGCCAGGACACCTTCACTCTGTACGAGGACGACAAGGTGACCCGCGAATTCAAGGATGGCAAGTCTTCCAGCCAGCTCTTCTCGGTGGACGCTCCAGGCACCGGCAGCAGCAGTGTCAAAGTGGCCATCGGTGAGCGGAAGGGCGAGTACACCGGCAAGGCGACGGCACGTCCGTACGAACTGAAGGTCCACGCCGGAGCAGCACCCAAGGACGTCAAGATCGGCGGCACCAAGCTGGCCCAGCACTCCACCCAGGCCGCCTACGCCGCAGCAGCAACCGGCTGGTACTTCGACGAGGCCAACAACGGCACCATCTGGGTGAAGACAGGCTCAATTGCCTCCAACCAATCCGCTACGGTTCAGCTGCAGCAGGCCGGCCCGCTGGGCGGCAAGAGCCAGGAAGACACCGCGGCTGAAGTTCGGGTGACCACCGGCCAACAGGTCTTCCAGGACCAGGAAACCACCGTCACGGCGGCCTTCGTGAACACCGGAACCAAGGCTAAGAGCAACGTGGTGCTGACCCCGGTGCTTCCTGAAGGCTGGACTGTGGTGTCGGCCTCCGGCGCAACAGCTGCAAAGGTTGAAGGCGGCGCCACAGCAACTGCCACGTTCGTTATCAAACCGGGGACCAGCGCAAAGGCGGGCCAACAGACCGTGCGGGTATCGGCGTCGTACGACGCATCAGGGACCATCCAGTCCGTGACCGGCGGCAACCAGATCTACGTTGCTTATGGTTCTTTGGCCGCTGCGTACAACACCGTCTCGATCACCACCGTGGCGGGCAAGGCACTAGGAAACTTCGACGGCGGAGGGGCCACCTTCGCTGCCGAACAGCTGGCGGCCGCCACGGTTCCTGCAGGCGGAGTCCGGCCGGGCAGCACAGTAACGGTGGACGCCGGAAAACCGACACAGGTTGACTACACGTGGCCGGCCGTCGGACCCGATGTCCCCAACTCGGTGGCGCTTTCCGCGCAGACCATTGCCGTTAAGGGCAAGGGAACGCACCTGGCCGTGCTTGGATCCGCCGCGGTGGGCAATGGAACCAGCCCGGTTTTGACGCTGAGCTACGCGGACGGAACAACCGAGCAGCAGTCCATCTTCTTCCCCAACTGGTTGCAGCCGTCCGTCCTCAACGGGGCAGTGGTGGCCGTTTCCGAACAGGGTAGGAACAACGCCAACGGGCCGTCGCCGGAGTACACGCAATACAAATACCAGGCGTTCTCCAACACGGTCCGACTCAACCCCACCAAGGAGCTGGCATCCGTCACCCTGCCCACTGACACCCGCGTGAAGTTCTTCGACTGGAAGGTGACATCGCAGCCGCTGCCTGCCGTACCGCTTGGTTCGGTGTACGCCTCTGAAACGCCGTGGGTCCAGGCTTTGAACGGCTACGGCGTGATCGGTAAGAACGTGGCCAACAAGGACTCGGCGTCATCGCCGGACAAGCCGCTGGCCATCAACTACACGGATCCCGTAACCGGTCAGCAGCCTGTGTTCAGTAAGGGCCTGGGCGTCCACGCGGCATCCAAGATCACCTACTACCTTGGCGGGAAGTGCACCTCTTTCACCTCCCAGGTGGGCCTTGAGAGCGGCTTCGGCGGCAACATCATCTTCAAGGTCAATGCCGACGGCGTGAACAAGTACCAGTCGCGGACGTACACACCGGGATTTGCCCCTGAGTCCGTGTCCGTGGACCTCACTGGTGCGGCATATGTGGAATTGGTGGTGGACCCCTCCGGATCCATCAACGGCGCTCATGGTGTTTGGGGTGATGCGAAGTTCACGTGCGCTTCGTAG
- a CDS encoding ABC transporter permease, whose product MFLAIRDIRFAKGRFALMGSVVALITLLLVMLSGLTAGLGNQSTSALGALPVQQIVFGAPAGGDPKASYTESEVSPVQLGAWRDQPGVTSAEALGISQTRFQSLGGGGTPTGTANVAVFGGAIAPSAVEDGTVVVGESLAKELTLEVGSRVRAGGTDLTVSAVVEDQWYSHTGVVWTTLETWRTIAHAAPGTATVITATFDAGASVDLDAANASAGTVSTDPVGSFQALASYKSENGSLMLMQAFLYGISALVIVAFLTVWTVQRTRDIAVLKALGASSGYVLRDALTQAAMVLLAGAAVGGLLGLAGGTFAAQAAPFLITPMTTLLPIAGIILLGLAGAVLAVRSVTTVDPLLALGGN is encoded by the coding sequence ATGTTTCTTGCCATCCGCGACATCCGCTTCGCCAAGGGTCGTTTTGCGCTCATGGGCAGCGTGGTCGCCCTGATCACGTTGCTGCTGGTCATGCTCTCCGGGCTGACTGCAGGCCTGGGCAACCAGTCGACGTCCGCGCTGGGGGCCCTGCCTGTGCAGCAGATTGTTTTTGGTGCACCCGCCGGAGGTGATCCAAAGGCCTCGTACACCGAATCCGAAGTTTCCCCTGTTCAGCTCGGAGCCTGGCGGGACCAGCCGGGTGTGACGTCCGCGGAGGCGCTGGGAATCAGCCAGACCCGTTTCCAGTCGTTGGGTGGCGGGGGGACCCCGACCGGAACCGCGAACGTCGCAGTCTTTGGCGGCGCGATTGCTCCATCGGCTGTGGAGGACGGGACGGTGGTGGTGGGTGAGTCGCTGGCCAAAGAGCTGACGCTGGAAGTTGGCAGCCGGGTTCGTGCGGGCGGGACAGACCTGACGGTTTCAGCCGTTGTGGAGGACCAGTGGTACTCGCACACCGGCGTGGTGTGGACAACGCTGGAGACCTGGCGGACCATCGCCCACGCAGCACCTGGCACCGCAACGGTCATCACCGCAACCTTCGACGCCGGAGCTTCCGTGGACCTCGACGCCGCCAACGCGTCGGCCGGCACGGTCAGTACGGACCCCGTGGGTTCGTTCCAGGCACTTGCCTCGTACAAGAGCGAGAACGGCTCACTCATGCTGATGCAGGCATTCCTCTACGGCATTTCGGCCTTGGTGATCGTCGCGTTCCTCACAGTGTGGACAGTGCAGCGCACACGCGACATCGCCGTCCTCAAGGCGTTGGGGGCTTCGTCCGGCTATGTGTTGCGGGACGCCCTCACCCAGGCGGCCATGGTGCTGCTGGCAGGAGCGGCGGTGGGCGGTCTTCTGGGCTTGGCCGGCGGAACGTTCGCGGCCCAGGCCGCACCTTTTCTGATCACACCTATGACCACACTGCTGCCTATCGCAGGAATCATCCTCCTGGGCCTGGCGGGCGCAGTCCTGGCGGTAAGAAGCGTCACCACAGTGGATCCACTGTTGGCACTCGGCGGCAACTAA
- a CDS encoding penicillin-binding transpeptidase domain-containing protein, protein MGKLKKHRLVLGLVTLVMAGSLTACDDGRAGAEGAAKQLASSLAALDVGSLTVEGKDAAAANEQLKAVFEGLDAKPAVESGDVKLDGDTATFPLKYSWNIGSAKWEYSSEATLKKAGDKWAVQWAPALLAPELSEGETLSVKTVPAQRGQILGAGDAPIVEDRPVFRVGIDKTKVPAEQADSSARAMAALLGLDPEEYAKQVAASGPQAFVEGLVLRAYTADITEAKIEAIPGGSSILDSMALAPTRTFARALLGSVGQASAEQIENSNGALRAGDTTGTGGLQQKYDSLLRGKDGVEVLATPEVKSEGETPGTKVFFSSLPSPGTTLKTTLDLKLQQLAEETLAGVGPASAIVALKPSTGAVLAAASGPGSNGYNTAMLGQYAPGSTFKIVDSLAMFRNGATPDSKVECPSTLTVDGRTFKNAEGYPESSLGSVALRDAFAHSCNTAFINARDAVSQDQLESAAQALGVAVEAPKLGADAFLGSVPGAAEGTEHAASMIGQGKVLFSPLSAAVMAASVANGAPVSPQLVLNADAAQGSEATQNPSAGATPTESGAASPSSASASASVSAVPVSPASTKPITKEEAAALSDMMRAVVTSGHAGFLAEVPGTPVGAKTGTAEFGNDNPPKTHAWIVATHGDLAVAVFVEEGGLGATTSGPLLKSFLTAAG, encoded by the coding sequence ATGGGGAAACTGAAAAAGCATCGTCTTGTTCTTGGTCTCGTGACGCTCGTGATGGCCGGCTCGCTAACCGCCTGTGATGACGGCCGCGCCGGTGCGGAAGGGGCAGCGAAGCAGCTCGCTTCCTCTCTGGCAGCGCTCGACGTCGGTTCGCTCACCGTGGAGGGCAAGGACGCCGCCGCGGCCAACGAACAACTCAAAGCCGTGTTCGAGGGACTCGACGCCAAACCGGCAGTAGAGTCAGGCGACGTTAAGCTCGACGGCGACACCGCAACTTTCCCCCTTAAGTACAGCTGGAACATCGGCTCGGCAAAGTGGGAGTACAGCTCCGAAGCCACACTGAAGAAGGCCGGTGACAAGTGGGCTGTCCAATGGGCACCTGCACTCCTCGCCCCGGAACTTTCCGAGGGTGAAACCTTGTCCGTCAAGACTGTTCCCGCCCAGCGTGGCCAGATCCTGGGTGCTGGAGATGCCCCCATTGTTGAGGACCGTCCCGTCTTCCGTGTGGGCATCGACAAAACAAAGGTTCCGGCGGAGCAAGCCGACAGTTCTGCGCGAGCCATGGCGGCTCTGCTCGGGCTGGACCCTGAAGAGTACGCCAAGCAGGTTGCTGCGTCCGGTCCGCAGGCTTTCGTTGAAGGCCTCGTTCTCCGTGCGTACACGGCGGATATCACTGAAGCGAAGATTGAGGCCATCCCCGGCGGTTCAAGCATCCTTGACTCCATGGCTTTGGCTCCAACCCGCACCTTTGCCCGGGCATTACTGGGCAGTGTTGGCCAAGCCAGTGCTGAACAGATTGAAAACTCCAATGGTGCGCTGCGCGCCGGAGACACCACGGGCACTGGCGGTCTGCAGCAGAAGTACGACTCGTTGCTGCGCGGTAAAGATGGCGTGGAAGTCCTGGCAACTCCCGAGGTTAAGTCCGAAGGTGAGACCCCGGGCACCAAAGTGTTCTTCTCGTCCCTCCCGTCCCCGGGCACCACGCTGAAAACCACGCTGGACCTGAAACTCCAGCAGCTGGCGGAGGAAACGTTGGCCGGTGTTGGGCCCGCGTCGGCCATTGTTGCCCTTAAGCCATCCACCGGCGCTGTACTAGCCGCAGCGTCCGGACCAGGCAGCAACGGCTACAACACGGCCATGCTTGGCCAATATGCGCCGGGTTCCACCTTCAAGATTGTTGATTCCCTGGCCATGTTCCGCAACGGCGCCACCCCCGATTCCAAGGTTGAATGCCCCTCAACGCTGACCGTGGACGGCCGCACGTTCAAGAACGCCGAAGGGTATCCGGAAAGCTCCCTCGGCTCGGTGGCCCTCCGCGACGCTTTTGCGCACTCCTGCAATACGGCCTTCATCAACGCCCGGGATGCCGTCAGCCAGGACCAGCTCGAATCCGCAGCTCAGGCTCTGGGCGTGGCGGTTGAAGCTCCCAAACTGGGAGCAGACGCGTTTTTGGGTTCTGTTCCGGGCGCTGCCGAAGGTACCGAGCACGCTGCTTCCATGATCGGCCAGGGCAAGGTGCTCTTTTCCCCGCTCTCAGCCGCGGTCATGGCAGCTTCCGTCGCCAACGGTGCGCCCGTCTCTCCGCAGCTCGTGCTGAACGCTGATGCCGCACAGGGCTCGGAGGCCACTCAGAACCCCAGCGCCGGTGCCACGCCCACCGAAAGTGGTGCCGCGTCGCCGTCGTCCGCGTCCGCTTCCGCTTCAGTGAGCGCCGTTCCTGTGTCACCGGCGTCCACCAAGCCGATCACCAAGGAAGAAGCCGCTGCACTGTCCGACATGATGCGGGCTGTAGTGACCTCAGGCCACGCTGGCTTCCTCGCCGAAGTTCCCGGTACGCCGGTCGGGGCCAAAACAGGCACCGCGGAATTCGGCAATGACAACCCGCCAAAGACCCATGCGTGGATCGTGGCGACGCATGGGGATCTGGCGGTTGCCGTGTTCGTGGAAGAGGGTGGCTTGGGTGCCACTACCAGCGGACCCCTGCTGAAGTCGTTCCTCACCGCAGCCGGCTGA
- a CDS encoding response regulator transcription factor, which yields MSEIRVLLVDDHPVVRAGLRAMLADFPGVTVVAEAADGDAALVELSKLNTLGEPVDLVLMDLQMGSGMDGVTATERIKAGAAGTPPPPVLILTTYDTDADILAAVEAGASGYMLKDAPPEQIRQAVLSAAAGQTALAPEVAARLMGRIRNPSPALSAREVQLLELLATGMSNRAMAKQLFISEATVKTHLVHIYSKLGVDNRTAAIAVATQRRIIRSR from the coding sequence GTGAGTGAGATTCGGGTGTTGTTGGTGGATGACCACCCGGTTGTTCGGGCAGGACTGCGGGCCATGCTCGCCGACTTCCCGGGGGTGACCGTGGTTGCGGAGGCAGCTGACGGTGATGCCGCGCTGGTGGAACTCAGCAAGCTCAATACTTTGGGTGAGCCCGTGGACCTGGTGCTCATGGACCTGCAGATGGGCAGCGGCATGGATGGCGTAACGGCCACAGAGAGGATCAAGGCGGGTGCGGCCGGGACTCCCCCGCCGCCTGTGCTCATTTTGACCACCTATGACACAGACGCGGACATCCTCGCCGCAGTGGAGGCCGGTGCAAGCGGCTATATGTTGAAGGACGCACCGCCGGAGCAGATCCGGCAGGCCGTGTTGTCCGCGGCGGCCGGGCAAACCGCGTTGGCACCGGAGGTTGCGGCGCGGCTCATGGGGCGCATCCGGAATCCTTCCCCGGCTTTGAGCGCCCGGGAAGTCCAACTCTTGGAGCTCTTGGCAACGGGTATGAGCAACCGTGCCATGGCCAAGCAACTCTTCATTTCCGAGGCCACGGTGAAGACCCACTTGGTGCACATTTACTCGAAGCTCGGCGTGGACAACCGGACCGCTGCCATAGCCGTCGCGACGCAGCGCAGGATTATCCGCTCGCGCTGA